A portion of the Cryptomeria japonica chromosome 5, Sugi_1.0, whole genome shotgun sequence genome contains these proteins:
- the LOC131057370 gene encoding uncharacterized protein LOC131057370 isoform X7, protein MMVQGNAPDGGNQADSAAQVSQTVSQQPPTQAASNVQSESAPRSLNMPSAPQLRLTSQHMVIPDALTTLSQYLNRMVQAFSHDGYESQPHSFTPNTGSQDQAAASGMASFSRGLPRPAALGSLVQHTQQLLSGPARNAFSHLAGLLEGETTVTDTAIRAQIQSTALRDGILMQELGALLLELGRATLTLRMGQSHDESVVNAGPAVYISSSGPNPIMVQQPLPFQHGGSLGPFQTGFAHPTAGFTGGVAGAGEVPRNINIHIHSVGSAVVPGGGLVSAAANSDQGNQTNAPQSSGVIDQVGNGIAASRETGSVRVVPVRTVVAAVPVRPPTEGTNATNNVFYPLLTTIQQLNSTQSVPIRGLAQATIGLQSNGTDGAQQQSLGTVNFDQAQANSILAQIQAQAQNFQGGMQALNFQAQNVEGGIQTRNSFSVPAMPSAANTPVSVQHDTQNQSADCAATMTDQEIMNQGLSHENSATDIDGEDTLRNDNISNIPVSGSNEMAYIANAVLQQMMGTYGRSGRDNQQQSDQQQSTAGVSSRNESTSTTNEPKSLVKQFEDKKDLRQSENTNTEKGSGLRSADIDMQECDLASTSGKEVASTSCTNSQSKTLQSKSDAHTAVPAGLGLGGLQPLPSKKRVKQTHKLPANNDAAPSGDKERELSIERGQNVQQDHIPNSVSNDRRAHENGLPGQLPGGLAQMFGSMAPGGRSGSGRVDIGDIMSQLLRTPTVNNFLRGVAEQTGTVAPGELSNIIEQVTQSPGLRNTMQQMTEQLGEHSEELENAFSGMVGRQGGFDFSRVMQQMMPIMSQVLGGTSGGTSFGLGSEAQSRASNSEASTEDDHAANQNSLINLEPIVQKLENHDPPQEVFRSMVENAMALYTANDGSHNGGNTSEVLHQLSNTEDLANEYLAMLNRDLIARLQSDSGSA, encoded by the exons ATGATGGTG CAAGGAAATGCTCCAGATGGCGGAAATCAAGCAGATAGTGCTGCTCAAGTTTCTCAAACTGTAAGTCAGCAACCACCTACTCAGGCAGCTTCCAATGTTCAGTCTGAATCTGCGCCTCGTAGTTTGAACATGCCATCTGCACCCCAGTTACGTCTTACTTCCCAACATATG GTTATTCCTGATGCATTGACAACATTATCCCAATACTTAAACCGTATGGTGCAGGCTTTTTCACACGATG GATATGAGAGTCAACCTCATTCTTTTACCCCAAATACAGGATCACAAGACCAGGCAGCTGCATCAGGGATGGCTTCATTTTCCAGAGGGTTGCCAAGGCCTGCTGCCTTAGGCAGCCTTGTTCAACACACACAACAACTTCTTAGTGGTCCTGCTCGAAATGCATTTTCT CATCTTGCAGGGCTGCTGGAAGGTGAGACCACAGTGACTGATACAGCAATTCGTGCCCAAATTCAGTCTACTGCTTTACGTGATGGAATACTGATGCAAGAATTGGGTGCATTGCTACTGGAGCTTGGTCGTGCTACTTTAACATTGCGAATGGGTCAATCTCAT GATGAATCAGTAGTAAATGCTGGGCCTGCTGTCTACATATCTTCATCTGGGCCTAATCCTATCATGGTTCAG CAGCCACTGCCTTTCCAGCATGGTGGTAGTCTTGGGCCATTTCAAACTGGATTTGCTCACCCAACTGCTGGGTTTACTGGAGGAGTTGCGGGTGCAGGAGAGGTGCCAAGAAATATCAATATACATATACACTCAG TAGGTTCAGCGGTGGTTCCTGGAGGAGGTTTGGTAAGTGCTGCTGCAAATTCTGATCAGGGAAACCAAACAAATGCTCCCCAAAGTTCCGGAGTGATAGATCAGGTGGGTAATGGTATAGCAGCTTCCAGGGAGACTGGGTCAGTCCGTGTAGTGCCTGTTAGGACTGTCGTTGCAGCTGTTCCTGTGCGCCCTCCTACTGAGGGAACTAATGCAACAAATAATGTTTTTTATCCACTTCTGACAACAATTCAGCAGTTGAATTCTACACAAAGTGTTCCAATTAGAGGTTTGGCACAGGCAACAATTGGGCTCCAATCTAATGGTACTGATGGTGCTCAGCAACAGTCACTAGGAACAGTGAATTTCGATCAAGCACAGGCCAATTCTATTTTAGCCCAAATTCAAGCACAAGCACAAAATTTTCAAGGAGGCATGCAAGCTCTGAATTTCCAGGCTCAAAATGTGGAGGGAGGTATTCAAACACGGAATTCCTTCTCTGTCCCTGCAATGCCCTCAGCCGCTAACACTCCTGTTTCTGTACAACATGACACTCAAAATCAGAGTG CTGATTGTGCAGCCACAATGACAGATCAAGAAATAATGAATCAAGGATTATCTCATGAGAATTCAGCTACAGATATTGATGGAGAAGATACATTACGAAATGATAACATCAGCAATATTCCTGTTTCTGGCAGCAATGAAATGGCATATATTGCAAATGCTGTATTGCAGCAGATGATGGGAACTTATGGCAGATCTGGAAGAGACAATCAACAACAG TCCGATCAACAACAGTCAACTGCCGGTGTATCCTCTAGGAATGAGTCGACTTCTACGACAAATGAGCCAAAGTCACTTGTGAAGCAATTTGAGGACAAGAAGGATTTACGGCAATCTGAAAATACAAATACAGAAAAGGGATCAGGTTTGAGGTCCGCAGATATTGATATGCAGGAATGTGATTTGGCTTCTACATCGGGAAAAGAAGTTGCTTCAACCAGCTGTACTAATTCTCAAAGTAAAACACTGCAATCAAAATCTGATGCCCACACAGCAGTACCTGCAGGATTAGGTCTTGGGGGACTACAGCCTCTACCTTCTAAG AAGCGTGTTAAACAAACCCACAAATTACCAGCAAATAATGATGCAGCACCCTCAGGTGATAAAGAGAGAGAGTTGTCTATTGAAAGGGGACAAAATGTTCAACAAGACCATATTCCCAACAGTGTCTCAAATGATCGCAGAGCACATGAAAATGGGTTACCAGGGCAACTGCCTGGTGGGCTTGCACAGATGTTTGGAAGCATGGCTCCAGGAGGACGCAGTGGTAGTGGAAGAGTGGACATTGGGGATATCATGTCTCAACTTCTCCGCACTCCAACTGTGAACAATTTTTTAAGAGGAGTGGCAGAACAGACAGGTACAGTTGCTCCAGGGGAATTAAGTAACATAATAGAACAGGTTACACAAAGCCCAGGTCTCAGAAATACAATGCAACAAATGACAGAGCAACTTGGAGAACACAGTGAAGAATTGGAAAATGCTTTTTCGGGAATGGTTGGAAGACAAGGTGGCTTTGATTTCTCAAGAGTTATGCAACAGATGATGCCTATCATGTCTCAAGTTCTTGGCGGTACTTCAGGCGGTACATCTTTTGGACTTGGTTCTGAAGCacaatcaagagcttcaaattCAGAGGCTTCAACTGAAGATGATCATGCAGCTAATCAAAATTCTCTG ATTAATTTGGAACCGATTGTCCAGAAACTTGAAAATCATGATCCACCTCAAGAGGTGTTTAGATCTATGGTTGAAAATGCTATGGCACTCTACACTGCAAATGATGGATCCCATAATGGAGGAAACACTTCTGAGGTTCTCCATCAGTTATCTAATACTGAAGACCTTGCCAAT GAATACCTTGCTATGTTAAACAGAGATCTCATTGCACGTCTTCAATCCGACTCCGGATCAGCTTAG
- the LOC131876210 gene encoding uncharacterized protein LOC131876210 encodes MRQHTQGKDLVRAGVTRFATIFLTLQSILAALTSLKQMFVSGEWLNSPYSKKPEGEAVACIVFDNQFAQRAAEIVKVSEPLVRVLRLVDGDKTPMGYLYEAMDRAKESIKNYYKGDRLKFDPIWEIVDRRWNNQLHQPIHAAGYFLNPRFRFGGSYSDSNGEVMEGLSTCIERMVPDVEERDLIVSELQNYEGGRGKLFSSELARRGRTTQTPGITFAIWILGSKD; translated from the exons atgagacaacacacgcaagggaaagatttggtgagagctggtgtcacaaggtttgcaacgattttcttgacgttgcaaagcattcttgctgcattgacttctttgaaacaaatgtttgtgagtggagaatggcttaactcaccttattcaaagaagcctgaaggagaggctgtcgcatgcatagtcttcgacaaccaatttgcacaaagggctgcagagattgtgaag gtgtcagagcccttggttcgagttcttcgcttggtggatggggataaaaccccaatgggatatctttatgaggccatggatagggccaaagagtctatcaaaaattactacaagggggataggctcaaatttgatcccatttgggaaattgttgataggaggtggaacaatcagctccaccaacccattcatgcagcagggtacttcctcaaccctcgttttaggttcgggggttcttactcagattcgaatggagaagtcatggagggcctcagtacatgcattgagaggatggtacctgatgttgaggagagagacctcattgtgagtgagctccaaaattatgagggaggaaggggtaagctattctcttcagagctggctaggagaggaagaaccactcaaaccccaggtataacatttgccatttggattttgggatctaaagactaa